From a region of the Actinopolymorpha singaporensis genome:
- a CDS encoding glycosyltransferase family 2 protein, producing MTGTRPDLTTVVVNWNTRDLLDDCLRSVYEATPHGLTNHVVVVDNGSTDGSAEHLRSHWPQVDLVANDENVGFCRANNQALRITESPYVLLINTDARLEPGGIDGMLGYLRDDPTCAVVGPRLVYGDGTFQRWTAGQPFTLRTLANYLLGLERLLPGRPGAAGIYLGRDTDRAFQPGWVSSAVMMLRRSAIEQIGLLDERIFVYMDDVDLCQRARDAGWNVWYAADVTATHFMGASSRRAPGRASPEALRALNRWFVRRHGHAAGVVLRGLEVAGFGGRALAYVGLAVVTRSPGRSSALSQMRVHATRLRLALEPIDVRN from the coding sequence GTGACCGGTACCAGGCCGGACCTCACGACAGTGGTCGTCAACTGGAACACCCGCGACCTGCTGGACGACTGCTTGCGCAGCGTCTACGAAGCGACCCCTCACGGCCTCACGAACCACGTGGTGGTGGTCGACAACGGCTCGACGGACGGCTCGGCGGAGCACCTGCGCAGTCACTGGCCGCAGGTCGACCTGGTCGCGAACGACGAGAACGTAGGGTTCTGCCGGGCGAACAACCAGGCGTTGCGGATCACGGAGTCGCCGTACGTCCTGCTGATCAACACCGACGCCCGGCTCGAACCAGGCGGGATCGACGGCATGCTCGGCTACCTGCGCGACGATCCCACGTGTGCCGTCGTCGGTCCGCGGCTCGTCTACGGGGACGGAACCTTCCAGCGGTGGACGGCAGGACAACCGTTCACCCTGCGTACGTTGGCCAACTACCTTCTCGGGCTGGAGCGGTTGCTTCCCGGCCGGCCGGGTGCCGCCGGCATCTATCTCGGGCGGGACACCGACCGTGCCTTCCAGCCGGGCTGGGTGTCCAGCGCGGTGATGATGCTCCGGCGTTCGGCCATCGAGCAGATCGGGCTGCTGGACGAGCGGATCTTCGTCTACATGGATGACGTCGACCTGTGCCAGCGCGCCCGAGACGCCGGCTGGAACGTGTGGTACGCGGCCGACGTCACCGCGACCCACTTCATGGGCGCCTCATCGCGGCGAGCCCCGGGTCGCGCCTCGCCCGAGGCGCTGCGGGCCCTGAACCGGTGGTTCGTACGCCGGCACGGTCACGCCGCCGGTGTGGTCCTTCGCGGCCTTGAGGTCGCCGGCTTCGGCGGACGAGCCCTGGCCTACGTCGGGTTGGCGGTGGTCACCCGGTCCCCGGGGCGTTCGTCGGCCCTTTCACAGATGCGCGTACACGCAACCCGCCTCCGACTCGCCCTGGAGCCGATCGATGTCCGGAACTGA
- a CDS encoding glycosyltransferase family 2 protein — MSDPLAADEAATDGGADGVGASRGTTVSVILPTYNRCDVVETTLRHFIAQDYPAEQMEVLVADNSTDGTPDMVRRLAANSPLTIRLVSSEERLPAVKRNQALRQASGDLVLWMNDDVWVRPDMVRRHVEMHARHDAPIAVLGHVEQSPQMPPNPFTDWYRPFSYWEIADRAGKTVSYRYHWSMNLSLPRRVMLQRNLVFHEDWANIGHEDIELGYRWTRAGYEIVYEPRAWGEHYHPHDLLSACRLQESVGRGLRDLEVLIPEPDLLERYGVFSRNASPRGMLRMGVRNALFNRLTVPPLRAWLAGLQERNALAEWLYWKVLLFHTERGYHTSLPRRPAVVPTWPAAGPTPVGTPG; from the coding sequence ATGAGTGACCCCCTGGCCGCCGACGAAGCCGCCACCGACGGAGGCGCCGACGGGGTGGGTGCGTCGCGTGGCACGACCGTGTCGGTGATCCTGCCGACGTACAACCGCTGTGACGTGGTGGAGACCACGCTGCGGCACTTCATCGCACAGGACTATCCGGCCGAGCAGATGGAGGTGCTGGTCGCGGACAACTCCACTGACGGCACTCCGGACATGGTGCGCCGGCTGGCTGCCAATTCGCCCTTGACGATCCGGCTGGTCAGCAGCGAGGAACGGTTGCCTGCGGTCAAACGCAACCAGGCCTTGCGTCAGGCGTCCGGCGACCTCGTCCTGTGGATGAACGACGACGTGTGGGTCCGCCCGGACATGGTCCGGCGCCATGTGGAGATGCACGCCCGCCACGACGCGCCGATTGCCGTGCTGGGACACGTCGAACAGTCCCCGCAGATGCCGCCCAACCCGTTCACCGACTGGTACCGGCCCTTCTCCTACTGGGAGATCGCCGACCGCGCCGGGAAGACGGTGTCCTACCGCTACCACTGGTCGATGAACCTCAGCCTGCCTCGCCGGGTGATGCTCCAGCGGAACCTCGTGTTCCACGAGGACTGGGCGAACATCGGCCACGAGGACATCGAGCTCGGCTACCGCTGGACCCGGGCCGGTTACGAGATCGTCTACGAACCCAGGGCCTGGGGGGAGCACTACCACCCGCACGACCTGCTGAGCGCCTGCCGGCTGCAGGAGAGCGTCGGCCGCGGGCTGCGCGACCTGGAGGTGCTCATCCCGGAACCGGACCTGCTCGAACGGTACGGCGTGTTCTCGCGCAACGCCTCGCCGCGCGGCATGCTGCGGATGGGCGTACGCAACGCGTTGTTCAACCGGCTCACCGTGCCGCCGCTGCGGGCCTGGCTGGCCGGGTTGCAGGAACGCAACGCCCTCGCGGAGTGGCTGTACTGGAAAGTGCTCCTCTTCCACACCGAGCGCGGCTACCACACCTCGCTGCCGCGCCGGCCCGCGGTGGTTCCGACCTGGCCGGCGGCCGGGCCGACACCCGTTGGAACGCCGGGATGA
- a CDS encoding 3-hydroxyacyl-CoA dehydrogenase family protein, with protein sequence MNAVREVPILGVVGAGTLGVSLVQAGLAAGSPVTVLVRGGEEGAASRRRGIARALQRDVDRAALRPDQARLRLDRLRVTTDPADLAGAEVVLESVPENVAAKRAVIATVESVVDGNCLIASTTSSIPAATLAVGARRPERIVVTHYCWPAHRMPLVEVALHARCDATAKQRLEWLLASQGKQWLRTADRPGFLTTRALFAYWDGAIRLLCEGYDAAAVDEALERYGWPLGPFRVMDAAGVRSVVRINQWLAPLLGNRFTALALLSGMVDAGLDTFYHRDSDGRRRSRPEIGDHLWGLTGGTAPRQAGTPLLARVMNALAHEVTLAVAEGVLPSCEDAAAAYDLAFGFTGPNGGLRAWMTDVAIPGPGSSPSAPGRPFLAGATSTRHGSEQPCPS encoded by the coding sequence GTGAACGCGGTCCGGGAGGTACCGATCCTCGGTGTGGTCGGCGCGGGCACGCTGGGCGTCAGCCTGGTACAGGCCGGCCTCGCCGCGGGGTCGCCGGTCACGGTGCTGGTCCGCGGCGGCGAGGAAGGCGCGGCGAGCAGGCGCCGGGGGATTGCCCGCGCGTTGCAGCGGGATGTCGACCGAGCCGCGCTTCGGCCCGACCAGGCGCGGCTGCGGCTGGACCGCCTGCGGGTGACCACGGATCCGGCCGACCTCGCCGGGGCCGAGGTCGTACTGGAGAGCGTTCCCGAGAACGTCGCCGCCAAGCGTGCGGTGATCGCCACGGTCGAGTCCGTTGTGGACGGGAACTGCCTCATCGCCAGCACCACGTCGAGCATTCCCGCGGCCACCCTTGCGGTGGGTGCCCGCCGCCCGGAGCGGATCGTGGTGACCCACTACTGCTGGCCGGCCCACCGGATGCCGCTGGTCGAAGTGGCCCTGCACGCCCGCTGCGACGCGACGGCAAAGCAGCGGCTGGAGTGGCTGCTGGCCAGTCAGGGCAAGCAGTGGCTACGGACAGCCGACCGGCCAGGTTTCCTGACCACCAGGGCGCTCTTCGCGTACTGGGACGGAGCGATCCGGCTGCTCTGCGAGGGGTATGACGCTGCCGCGGTGGACGAGGCGCTGGAGAGGTACGGCTGGCCCCTCGGCCCGTTCCGCGTCATGGACGCCGCCGGCGTGCGCAGCGTGGTTCGGATCAACCAGTGGCTGGCACCCTTGCTGGGCAACCGGTTCACTGCGCTCGCACTGCTGTCCGGGATGGTCGACGCGGGGCTGGACACCTTCTACCACCGAGACTCAGACGGCAGGCGACGCTCGCGTCCGGAGATCGGTGACCACCTGTGGGGCCTGACGGGCGGCACAGCGCCCCGCCAGGCCGGCACCCCACTGCTGGCACGGGTCATGAACGCGCTCGCCCACGAGGTGACGCTCGCTGTGGCGGAGGGCGTGCTGCCCTCATGCGAGGACGCGGCCGCGGCGTACGACCTGGCCTTCGGATTCACCGGCCCGAACGGCGGGCTGCGGGCATGGATGACCGACGTCGCGATCCCGGGTCCCGGAAGCTCCCCATCGGCGCCAGGTCGGCCGTTCCTGGCCGGCGCCACATCGACCCGACACGGATCGGAGCAACCATGTCCTTCGTGA
- a CDS encoding O-antigen ligase family protein: MRVRSSGGPPPPHGGRRGHEGLLVVACGLVAGLGALALAPLGMTAVYVLAGGITLGVVAYGLRADLVPPLREAVDRVQPRRWRARAADVPRWLRVSGSVAVAVVCAGLAYVMASFGSKGVIGLAGGCVLAAAVWLLWPLIRDLLTAEPSDVPARAASRRRTTVVERRPSRVVSAIGVGAIVVGIAMLSFVLGTLGKKGILALAGAIVVGALMVYVRDRSVFFTFAATCSLAVMLHKSFSTQDLELSGGAISVYVTTFDAMLLVLYGLWAWEGRLVADVKEAIRRPIIWLPPACALLLLPSLLVAPSVEHSAAELFRMTWMYLLYFYLAVRVRTRRHVWAVLGGLAVFVMLELVVVVLQWKTGGVLGLSFLGVPTHLTQRVTDQGDLGRPFGTIIHPVFMGAVMGSLALVAQGLAIELKRSLAKIAACVLILCCFFPLYLAHTRASLVAALAAALAMLVAGVARGRVGWRAVGRLCLAAIVGMVAFFPELATKYSENFGTSHFYLELRSRFQLNDIALAMIHDHWELGVGLNNFELVMPKYEPYRVIFFNNPVHNLYLLYLAECGFLGLVAISVLGVALMAAAIRLARSADRLAAGVGLGVAGAMGFLMVEELLGFSLRQDTPLAVYWLLAGLVVACLRIAPPAPRGRRPGPASVSHAAPAGGRHLSPPRGEATANAARKFWPGILRGSGPAPVMRWSWRMNRIARACRRGPNARAVRERLASLRAARRRPAFARRMATLGLVPVIGFGGLVTAGPLMAAGDTGSAVRLVFGAQIRATGEDAIFTANADGSGVRRISPADGRTYSWPRWAFGGTKIVYTARRGGRGSAERIELMNPDGSGRRLIQSFEYAVGQPAVDNTGTYLTFVAVTPWFPNYGIFRMDLRTGLSRNLSGVTRPLGSGDSDPALVPGGKQIAFVAAGPRNASITTINVDGTHRVPLTTHGDHFDTDPDVSPDGNRIVTASYRGPATPQDEQKLKGKTQDFRIVTFNRWTGGAERVLTAGRNCVLRSPATPCAIPEMSGYTPRYSPDGSKVAFTGALDRTTTCICALRTNGSQPHVIVSSTTLAINWFDWRRPSPRPPSSAVIGSHQVNSRVLLTTLTSKGRQEIVDASADLMHRTTLALPKHLRPIQARWTPDRRQIVFVADVPVPKAQGAPHPAPPPGEHRREHVTLDDSSPLATALRAGTPSPQSRLAARHQVFLRRADGTLKRLTDPWTEDWRDGVRLGDARGNADPVVTPDGRAVIVTNTSTLTGESFLLRIDLRTGAVLNLTNGTSGAMAVNDSLPAVSADGGRVAFSWLRDGRRDLYLMDAATGYDVRGVTADGLPGRSPAWLPDRSGIVYVGQRDGHDVILRVDVGGLEGQPAPHALSSRAQAPAANPVVRASGGGVLFVGRALTTRSVYVADPHGAKKPWLLQPDPQNNVLFLDWR; this comes from the coding sequence ATGCGCGTCCGGTCTTCCGGTGGGCCACCGCCGCCGCACGGTGGTCGACGCGGTCACGAGGGCCTGCTCGTGGTCGCCTGCGGGCTGGTGGCGGGTCTGGGGGCGCTGGCGCTGGCACCACTGGGCATGACCGCGGTGTACGTGTTGGCCGGGGGGATCACCCTTGGCGTGGTCGCCTACGGCCTGCGCGCGGACCTTGTCCCGCCGCTGCGGGAGGCCGTGGACCGGGTCCAACCACGGCGGTGGCGTGCCAGGGCCGCGGACGTGCCGCGATGGTTGCGCGTGTCGGGTTCGGTCGCCGTCGCGGTGGTTTGCGCGGGACTGGCGTACGTCATGGCCTCCTTCGGCTCGAAGGGGGTGATCGGGCTCGCCGGCGGCTGCGTGCTCGCCGCGGCGGTATGGCTGCTCTGGCCACTGATCCGTGACCTGCTCACCGCCGAGCCGTCGGACGTTCCGGCGCGAGCGGCCTCGCGTCGGCGTACGACCGTGGTCGAGCGACGGCCGTCGAGAGTGGTGTCGGCGATCGGTGTCGGCGCGATCGTGGTCGGCATCGCGATGCTCTCGTTCGTGCTCGGAACTCTGGGAAAGAAGGGCATCCTGGCCCTGGCGGGTGCCATCGTCGTGGGTGCCCTGATGGTCTACGTGCGGGACCGGTCGGTGTTCTTCACCTTCGCCGCCACCTGCTCCCTGGCCGTCATGCTGCACAAGTCGTTCAGCACCCAGGACCTGGAACTGTCCGGTGGGGCGATCTCGGTCTACGTGACGACCTTCGACGCCATGCTGCTCGTCCTCTACGGCCTGTGGGCGTGGGAGGGCAGGCTGGTCGCCGACGTGAAGGAGGCGATCCGGCGGCCGATCATCTGGCTGCCACCTGCGTGCGCACTTCTCCTGCTGCCAAGTCTGCTGGTCGCCCCCAGCGTGGAGCACAGCGCCGCGGAGCTGTTCCGGATGACGTGGATGTACCTCCTCTACTTCTACCTGGCAGTGCGAGTCCGGACCCGGCGCCACGTGTGGGCGGTCCTCGGCGGGCTGGCCGTGTTCGTGATGCTCGAGCTGGTCGTGGTCGTACTGCAGTGGAAGACCGGGGGAGTGCTCGGGCTGTCGTTCCTCGGCGTACCCACCCACCTCACCCAGCGCGTCACCGACCAGGGAGATCTCGGCAGACCTTTCGGCACGATCATCCACCCGGTCTTCATGGGTGCGGTGATGGGTTCGCTGGCACTGGTCGCCCAGGGGCTCGCGATCGAGCTGAAGAGGTCGCTGGCCAAGATCGCCGCCTGCGTCCTGATCCTGTGCTGCTTCTTCCCGCTCTACCTGGCGCACACCCGGGCGTCGCTGGTCGCCGCCCTGGCCGCCGCGCTGGCGATGCTGGTCGCGGGTGTCGCGCGGGGCCGGGTCGGGTGGCGGGCGGTCGGCCGGCTCTGCCTCGCGGCGATCGTCGGAATGGTCGCGTTCTTTCCCGAGCTGGCGACGAAGTACTCGGAGAACTTCGGCACTTCGCACTTCTACCTGGAGTTGAGGTCCCGGTTCCAGCTGAACGACATCGCGCTGGCGATGATCCACGACCACTGGGAGCTCGGTGTCGGGCTGAACAACTTCGAGCTGGTGATGCCGAAGTACGAGCCGTACCGGGTGATCTTCTTCAACAATCCGGTGCACAACCTGTACCTGCTCTACCTGGCCGAGTGCGGGTTTCTCGGTCTGGTGGCCATCTCGGTGCTCGGGGTGGCCCTGATGGCGGCCGCGATCCGGCTGGCCCGCTCCGCCGACCGGCTGGCCGCAGGGGTGGGGCTCGGCGTCGCCGGCGCGATGGGTTTCCTGATGGTCGAGGAGCTGCTCGGCTTCTCCCTACGACAGGACACGCCCTTGGCGGTGTACTGGCTGCTCGCCGGCCTGGTGGTCGCCTGTCTGCGGATCGCGCCGCCGGCGCCGCGGGGGCGGCGGCCGGGGCCGGCCAGCGTGAGCCACGCCGCACCGGCCGGCGGTAGGCACCTTTCGCCGCCGCGCGGCGAAGCAACGGCGAACGCCGCGAGAAAGTTCTGGCCGGGCATCCTGCGCGGGAGCGGACCGGCTCCTGTGATGCGTTGGTCGTGGCGGATGAACCGGATCGCGAGAGCATGCCGGCGGGGGCCGAATGCTCGTGCGGTACGCGAACGGCTGGCCTCGCTGCGAGCCGCGCGGCGGCGGCCGGCCTTCGCCCGGAGGATGGCCACGCTCGGGCTGGTCCCGGTCATCGGGTTCGGAGGCCTTGTGACGGCCGGCCCGCTGATGGCTGCGGGCGACACCGGCTCCGCTGTCCGTCTGGTGTTCGGGGCTCAGATCCGCGCCACCGGTGAGGACGCGATCTTCACCGCCAACGCGGACGGGTCCGGTGTGAGGAGGATCAGCCCGGCCGACGGGCGTACCTACAGCTGGCCCCGCTGGGCGTTCGGTGGAACGAAGATCGTCTACACCGCGCGCCGCGGCGGCCGGGGATCGGCCGAACGCATCGAGCTGATGAACCCGGACGGCTCCGGCCGCCGGCTGATCCAGTCGTTCGAGTACGCGGTGGGCCAGCCCGCCGTCGACAACACCGGCACGTACCTCACGTTCGTCGCGGTCACCCCGTGGTTCCCCAACTACGGGATCTTCCGAATGGACCTGCGTACGGGCCTGAGCCGCAACCTCAGTGGGGTGACCCGACCGCTGGGTTCCGGCGACTCCGATCCAGCGCTCGTCCCCGGCGGCAAGCAGATCGCCTTCGTCGCCGCCGGCCCGCGGAACGCTTCGATCACGACGATCAACGTGGACGGTACCCATCGGGTGCCGCTCACCACCCATGGCGACCACTTCGACACCGACCCGGACGTCTCACCTGACGGCAACCGAATCGTCACCGCCTCCTACCGTGGCCCGGCCACTCCGCAGGACGAGCAGAAGCTCAAGGGCAAGACGCAGGACTTCCGGATCGTGACCTTCAACCGCTGGACGGGGGGTGCGGAACGAGTGCTCACGGCCGGACGCAACTGCGTACTGCGTTCGCCTGCCACGCCGTGCGCCATACCGGAGATGTCGGGCTACACCCCGCGCTACTCTCCGGACGGCTCCAAGGTCGCGTTCACCGGCGCCCTGGACCGAACCACGACCTGCATCTGTGCGCTGAGGACGAACGGAAGCCAACCGCACGTCATCGTGAGCTCGACCACGTTGGCGATCAACTGGTTCGACTGGAGGCGTCCGTCGCCCCGTCCGCCGAGCAGTGCGGTCATAGGCAGCCACCAGGTGAACTCCCGGGTCCTTCTCACAACTCTGACGTCCAAAGGACGACAGGAAATCGTCGACGCGTCGGCCGATCTGATGCATCGGACCACCCTCGCGTTGCCGAAGCACCTGCGTCCCATCCAGGCCAGGTGGACCCCTGACCGCAGGCAGATCGTGTTCGTCGCCGACGTCCCGGTGCCGAAGGCCCAAGGAGCGCCGCATCCGGCACCACCGCCGGGAGAACACCGCCGCGAACACGTCACACTGGACGACTCCAGCCCGCTGGCGACCGCGCTGCGCGCCGGCACGCCAAGCCCACAGAGCAGACTCGCCGCCAGGCATCAGGTCTTCCTGCGCAGGGCGGACGGCACCCTGAAGCGGCTCACCGACCCCTGGACGGAGGACTGGCGGGATGGCGTCCGCCTCGGTGACGCACGCGGGAACGCCGACCCGGTTGTCACCCCGGACGGCCGGGCGGTGATCGTCACCAACACCTCAACGCTCACCGGTGAGTCATTCCTGTTGCGGATCGACCTGCGCACCGGAGCGGTGCTGAACCTCACCAACGGCACCTCCGGGGCGATGGCTGTCAACGACTCCTTGCCCGCGGTCTCCGCCGACGGGGGCCGGGTCGCGTTCTCGTGGCTGCGAGACGGACGGCGTGACCTCTACCTGATGGACGCGGCGACCGGATACGACGTTCGGGGCGTCACGGCGGACGGCCTGCCGGGTAGATCTCCGGCGTGGCTGCCGGACAGGAGCGGGATCGTCTACGTCGGACAGCGCGACGGTCACGACGTCATCCTCCGGGTCGATGTCGGTGGTCTGGAAGGGCAGCCCGCACCCCACGCACTGAGCTCCCGCGCGCAGGCCCCGGCGGCGAACCCCGTGGTGCGGGCGAGCGGTGGCGGTGTGCTGTTCGTCGGTCGCGCATTGACGACGCGAAGCGTCTACGTCGCCGATCCCCACGGCGCGAAGAAGCCCTGGCTGTTGCAGCCGGACCCGCAGAACAACGTTCTCTTCCTCGATTGGCGGTGA
- a CDS encoding 3-oxoacyl-ACP synthase III family protein, with translation MSFVILGTGSDLPPKIVSNEDIERASTDYDPVRARQSLHEWVMQRAGVATRHRLDNGEGTSDMSVRAARRALADAGVALDEIDLLVLGTFTSDSRLPSTVSLVQQALGGRAKCLQLETACTGFVDSLLVATSVMSAAGYRTALVITTEAMSAVTDPERFMYQAIFGDGAAAVVIRDLPGSSYGIEALCTHTDATHCEWTWVPGGGTKHPITAEVLADRSQYVSLDTKAIYRFAVEKMVDATHEVLDTKGLSIEDVDWLIPHQTGANIIAEVVEQLKIPPERVITCLDHTGNVSGASVAIALDEARASGRLADGDRIVVPVVGGGMAWGAVSFVWRRSAAARAQEPERAAS, from the coding sequence ATGTCCTTCGTGATCCTTGGGACGGGGAGCGACCTGCCCCCGAAGATCGTGTCCAACGAGGACATCGAGCGGGCAAGCACGGACTACGACCCGGTTCGTGCGCGGCAGAGCCTGCACGAGTGGGTGATGCAGCGCGCCGGGGTGGCGACGCGGCACCGGCTGGACAACGGCGAGGGCACCTCCGACATGTCCGTGCGGGCGGCCCGGCGGGCGCTCGCCGACGCTGGAGTCGCTCTCGACGAGATCGACCTGCTCGTCCTCGGCACGTTCACCTCCGACAGCCGGCTGCCTTCGACGGTCAGCCTGGTCCAACAGGCCCTCGGCGGCAGGGCGAAGTGCCTGCAACTGGAGACCGCCTGCACCGGCTTCGTCGACTCGCTGCTGGTCGCGACCTCGGTCATGTCCGCCGCCGGTTACCGCACCGCGTTGGTCATCACGACCGAGGCGATGTCGGCGGTGACCGATCCGGAGCGGTTCATGTACCAGGCGATCTTCGGTGACGGAGCGGCGGCCGTGGTCATTCGCGACCTGCCCGGCTCCAGCTACGGGATCGAGGCCCTGTGCACCCACACCGACGCCACGCACTGTGAGTGGACCTGGGTCCCGGGCGGCGGGACGAAGCATCCGATCACCGCCGAGGTGCTGGCCGACCGCAGCCAGTACGTGAGTCTGGACACAAAGGCCATCTACCGCTTCGCCGTGGAGAAGATGGTCGATGCGACCCACGAGGTGCTCGACACCAAGGGGCTCAGCATCGAAGACGTCGACTGGCTCATCCCGCACCAGACGGGCGCGAACATCATCGCCGAGGTGGTCGAGCAGCTGAAGATCCCGCCGGAACGGGTGATCACCTGTCTGGACCACACCGGGAACGTGTCCGGCGCGTCGGTGGCCATCGCGCTGGACGAGGCACGCGCGAGCGGTCGGCTGGCCGACGGCGACCGGATCGTGGTTCCGGTGGTCGGCGGCGGGATGGCCTGGGGCGCGGTCAGCTTCGTCTGGCGCCGGTCGGCGGCCGCCCGTGCGCAGGAACCGGAGAGGGCGGCGAGCTGA
- a CDS encoding class I SAM-dependent methyltransferase: MSGTDQAHRGDAHGHTISDHGRRIDGHGLMIEDRHDHEAETYDAMARELLATWTDDDYRVDPARIPFPNREHVDYLTAAVDQLRPLAGKRILEVGAGGGSLAVWLAQQGAEVVGIDVSAGILEVARKRAKVNDVAGSTTFVHCPVERFDPRAAGLDHDRYDAIIGNNVVHHFDRHAAMASLCRLLAPGAVAVFCEPVLFAPEWVRSVRNSRLVTRRFPPHTHTPDERSLGEEDFAIMRRWFRHVQWQPFQLLARLQNFVELSDRTWNALESMDRTILRCVPFSRRACRMVVVTLALPREEIR; the protein is encoded by the coding sequence ATGTCCGGAACTGACCAAGCCCACCGTGGCGACGCCCACGGCCACACCATCTCTGACCACGGTCGAAGGATCGACGGCCATGGCCTGATGATCGAGGACCGGCACGACCACGAGGCCGAGACGTACGACGCGATGGCCAGGGAACTGCTGGCGACCTGGACCGACGACGACTACCGGGTCGACCCGGCACGAATCCCCTTTCCCAACCGCGAACACGTCGACTACCTCACCGCTGCCGTCGACCAGCTTCGCCCGTTGGCCGGAAAGCGGATTCTCGAGGTGGGCGCCGGTGGAGGTTCGCTGGCGGTCTGGCTCGCGCAGCAGGGAGCCGAGGTCGTCGGCATCGACGTGTCGGCGGGCATTCTCGAGGTGGCGAGGAAGCGGGCGAAGGTCAACGACGTGGCGGGCTCGACCACCTTCGTGCACTGCCCGGTCGAGCGGTTCGACCCGCGTGCGGCCGGACTGGACCACGATCGGTACGACGCGATCATCGGCAACAACGTGGTCCACCATTTCGACCGGCATGCGGCGATGGCCAGCCTGTGCCGTCTCCTCGCACCCGGTGCCGTCGCGGTCTTCTGCGAGCCGGTGTTGTTCGCGCCCGAGTGGGTGCGATCGGTCCGTAACTCCCGCCTGGTGACCCGGCGGTTCCCACCGCACACCCACACACCCGACGAGCGATCCCTTGGCGAGGAGGACTTCGCGATCATGCGCCGCTGGTTCCGCCATGTGCAGTGGCAGCCGTTCCAGCTGCTGGCCAGGCTGCAGAACTTCGTGGAGTTGTCCGACCGCACCTGGAACGCCCTTGAGTCCATGGACCGCACGATTCTGCGCTGTGTTCCGTTCAGCCGACGGGCCTGCCGGATGGTCGTGGTGACCCTGGCCCTTCCGCGAGAGGAAATCCGATGA
- a CDS encoding MaoC family dehydratase translates to MYDKYYDQVEIGDSATYGGVRVTEEYINRFADLTGDHHPLHVDPEFAARSRYGQRIAHGFLVLSLSAGMFPMNPKTVLAFYGMDGVRFVKPTYIDDTLRVRLTVTDKTDKPAGGVVQTALEMVNQRDEVVAVATMRILVARSPIRVEVAG, encoded by the coding sequence ATGTACGACAAGTACTACGACCAGGTGGAGATCGGCGACAGCGCCACCTACGGCGGTGTGCGGGTCACCGAGGAGTACATCAACCGCTTCGCCGACCTCACCGGTGACCATCACCCGCTCCACGTCGACCCGGAGTTCGCCGCGAGGTCCCGCTACGGACAACGGATCGCCCATGGCTTCCTGGTGCTTTCGCTCAGCGCGGGAATGTTCCCGATGAACCCGAAGACCGTGTTGGCCTTCTACGGGATGGACGGGGTTCGCTTCGTGAAGCCCACGTACATCGACGACACCCTCCGGGTGCGGCTCACCGTCACCGACAAGACCGACAAGCCTGCCGGAGGCGTCGTGCAGACCGCGCTGGAGATGGTCAACCAGCGCGACGAGGTGGTCGCGGTGGCCACCATGCGGATCCTGGTGGCACGCAGCCCGATCCGGGTCGAGGTGGCGGGATGA
- a CDS encoding SDR family oxidoreductase: MKMLATGSAGMLGSALVPTLVRAGHDVVATDIDLTDTHPWGSAGPRLLWLDVRDRLAVRNAVREHRPDLLLHLAAETSLELSDANPDHAFMTNTVATKYVALEARRAGIPMTYISTAGVFDGEKLTPYTEFDQPNPLNIYGKSKYEGELVVRELLDEYYVIRAGWMVGGGPRKDHKFVARIINQLRDGATRVYAVTDKLGTPTYAPDFAECFLGLVGSELYGLYHMACGGEGSRYDVVARMLEVLGRDDVELVPVTSEHFAAEFPSVRPRSEIMRNLVLDLQGMNTMRPWPEALEEYLTVNFADLVAAVRIA; the protein is encoded by the coding sequence ATGAAGATGCTGGCAACCGGGAGCGCGGGGATGCTCGGCAGTGCCCTCGTCCCCACGCTCGTCCGCGCGGGCCACGACGTGGTGGCGACCGACATTGACCTGACCGACACTCACCCGTGGGGAAGCGCCGGCCCTCGCCTGCTCTGGCTGGACGTCCGCGACCGGCTGGCGGTGCGGAACGCTGTCCGCGAGCACCGACCCGACCTGCTGTTGCACCTGGCGGCGGAGACGTCGCTGGAGCTGAGCGACGCCAACCCCGACCACGCCTTCATGACCAACACCGTGGCAACGAAGTACGTCGCGCTGGAAGCTCGCCGGGCCGGCATCCCGATGACGTACATCAGCACGGCCGGTGTGTTCGACGGGGAGAAGCTCACCCCCTACACCGAATTCGACCAGCCCAACCCGCTGAACATCTACGGCAAGAGCAAGTACGAGGGCGAGCTCGTGGTACGCGAACTGCTCGACGAGTACTACGTGATCCGAGCCGGCTGGATGGTCGGAGGAGGTCCTCGCAAGGACCACAAGTTCGTGGCGCGCATCATCAACCAACTCCGCGACGGCGCCACCCGCGTCTACGCGGTGACGGACAAGCTCGGCACGCCGACCTACGCGCCGGATTTCGCCGAGTGCTTCCTCGGCCTGGTCGGGTCGGAGCTGTACGGCCTGTACCACATGGCCTGCGGTGGTGAGGGCAGCCGCTACGACGTGGTGGCTCGGATGCTGGAGGTCCTGGGCCGTGACGACGTGGAACTGGTCCCGGTCACCTCTGAGCACTTCGCCGCGGAGTTCCCGTCGGTACGCCCGCGCTCGGAGATCATGCGCAACCTGGTACTCGACCTGCAGGGCATGAACACGATGCGGCCCTGGCCGGAGGCACTCGAGGAGTACCTCACCGTCAACTTCGCCGACCTCGTAGCGGCTGTTCGAATCGCCTGA